A window from Bacillota bacterium encodes these proteins:
- the spoIVB gene encoding SpoIVB peptidase, translating into MRDLPSGRRERRRQMIGLVLVALIVIAVTSPQFQWFTRFPSHLRVTLGQKQQLQLGLPLGVYVRPDQDGVIGLDGRAVSVGQNYWRLGPGSPVAINALKEGHVSLEFLLFGLVPIKHLAVDVVPEVQVCLGGHSIGVLLHSEGVVVVGIAPVVGEEGQVAYPARDAGLEKGDIIIKVNGRRVGNEDGAVQLIDYFGRVGDPITLEVKRQSAVLERIVKPVLCRETGRYRIGLYIRDVAAGVGTLTFYEPASGAFGALGHVITDAESNRPLSISDGRIVSANVTGVQPGKTGRPGEKIGTFTDESDVIGTIQKNTEFGIYGQLSVKPSTDMGTVSIALMREIRRGPAEILTVVEGQRIERFSVEIERVSPQERPDTKGMVIRVTDQRLLRRTGGIVQGMSGSPIVQNGRLVGAVTHVFVNDPTRGYAVFAEWMLLESGILQSQRAVMEGGGYRLKEATQTRADIGLASRQGAPFGGLFFLAFRRILERGRRNPLTTSEVLLGVNGGKRIERKDQGPAGRRQPGFLRVAQGTH; encoded by the coding sequence ATGCGCGACCTTCCGTCGGGCCGTCGTGAGCGACGGCGTCAGATGATCGGCCTGGTCCTGGTGGCTCTAATCGTCATCGCCGTAACTTCGCCCCAGTTCCAATGGTTCACCAGGTTCCCGAGCCACCTGCGGGTGACCCTCGGCCAAAAGCAGCAACTCCAACTGGGGCTGCCGCTCGGGGTCTATGTCCGCCCGGACCAGGACGGAGTCATCGGTCTCGACGGTCGGGCCGTCTCAGTGGGGCAGAACTACTGGCGATTGGGGCCGGGCAGCCCGGTCGCCATCAACGCCCTCAAGGAAGGCCACGTCTCGCTGGAATTCCTCCTCTTCGGCCTGGTCCCCATCAAGCACCTGGCCGTCGACGTGGTCCCGGAGGTCCAGGTTTGCCTGGGCGGCCACTCCATCGGCGTCCTCCTTCATTCTGAAGGCGTCGTCGTGGTTGGGATCGCCCCAGTGGTCGGTGAGGAGGGGCAGGTCGCCTACCCCGCCAGGGACGCCGGCCTTGAGAAGGGCGACATCATCATCAAGGTCAACGGCCGCCGGGTCGGCAACGAGGACGGAGCGGTCCAGCTGATCGACTACTTCGGCCGCGTCGGTGACCCGATCACCCTGGAGGTCAAGCGGCAGAGCGCCGTCTTGGAGCGGATCGTGAAACCGGTCCTTTGCCGCGAAACCGGGCGCTACCGCATCGGGCTCTACATCCGCGACGTCGCCGCCGGGGTCGGGACGCTGACCTTCTATGAGCCGGCCAGCGGGGCCTTCGGGGCCCTCGGGCACGTGATCACCGACGCTGAGTCGAACCGACCCCTAAGCATCTCCGACGGGCGGATCGTCTCGGCCAACGTGACCGGTGTCCAACCCGGCAAGACTGGGCGTCCCGGGGAGAAGATCGGAACCTTCACCGATGAGTCCGACGTCATCGGGACGATCCAGAAGAACACCGAGTTCGGCATCTACGGGCAGCTCAGCGTGAAACCAAGCACCGATATGGGGACCGTGTCGATTGCCCTGATGCGGGAGATCCGCCGGGGGCCGGCCGAGATCCTGACCGTCGTCGAAGGGCAGCGGATCGAACGGTTCTCCGTCGAGATCGAACGGGTGTCGCCCCAGGAGCGGCCGGACACCAAGGGGATGGTCATCAGAGTCACCGACCAGCGTCTGCTGCGCCGAACGGGCGGCATCGTCCAGGGGATGAGCGGCAGCCCGATCGTCCAGAACGGCCGGCTGGTGGGCGCCGTCACCCACGTCTTCGTCAACGACCCGACCCGCGGCTACGCCGTCTTCGCTGAATGGATGCTCCTCGAGAGCGGCATCCTGCAGAGCCAGCGGGCGGTCATGGAGGGCGGCGGGTATAGATTGAAGGAAGCCACGCAAACCCGCGCCGATATTGGGCTTGCGAGTCGCCAAGGGGCCCCTTTCGGGGGCTTGTTTTTTTTGGCTTTCAGGAGGATATTGGAAAGAGGCCGAAGAAATCCCCTCACTACCTCGGAGGTACTACTTGGGGTAAATGGGGGCAAGAGGATTGAAAGAAAAGATCAAGGTCCTGCTGGCCGACGACAACCGGGATTTCTGCGAGTTGCTCAAGGAACTCATTGA